Proteins from a genomic interval of Acanthopagrus latus isolate v.2019 chromosome 7, fAcaLat1.1, whole genome shotgun sequence:
- the asb8 gene encoding ankyrin repeat and SOCS box protein 8: MSSTMWYIMQSIQSKYSLSERLIRTIAAIRSFPHDNVEDLIRKGADVNRMHGTLKPLHCACMVADADCVELLLEKGAEVNALDGYNRTALHYAAEKDESCVELLLEYGAQPNALDGNKDTPLHWAAFKDNPECVRALLESGACPNSRDYNNDTPLSWAAMKGNLESVKVLLDYGAQVHVTNLKGQTPISRLVALLARGLGTDQEEECLELLCRAAGRFEIRRADGTLPRELSKDPQLLARLTNMVAQAPTLRSLARCAVRQSLGVQFLPTAVKELPLPETIKDYLLLRD, translated from the exons ATGAGCTCTACTATGTGGTACATCATGCAAAGCATTCAAAGTAAATACTCCTTGTCCGAGCGGCTCATCCGCACCATCGCCGCCATCCGCTCATTCCCACATGACAATGTGGAGGATCTCATTCGTAAG GGAGCTGATGTAAACCGGATGCATGGCACGCTTAAACCCCTGCACTGTGCCTGTATGGTCGCTGATGCTGactgtgtggagctgctgctggagaaggGGGCCGAG GTGAATGCTTTGGATGGATACAACCGCACAGCACTGCATTATGCAGCGGAGAAGGATGAGAGCTGCGTGGAGCTGCTGTTGGAGTACGGGGCCCAGCCAAACGCCCTGGATGGCAACAAGGACACCCCGCTTCACTGGGCCGCCTTCAAAGACAACCCAGAGTGTGTGAGGGCCCTGCTGGAGAGCGGGGCCTGTCCCAACTCACGGGACTACAACAATGACACGCCTTTGAGTTGGGCAGCAATGAAGGGCAACCTGGAGAGTGTCAAAGTGCTATTAGACTACGGAGCCCAGGTCCATGTGACAAACCTGAAGGGCCAGACGCCTATATCCCGACTGGTGGCCCTGTTGGCCCGGGGCCTGGGCACcgatcaggaggaggagtgccTGGAGCTGCTGTGCCGGGCAGCAGGGCGGTTTGAGATCCGACGGGCCGACGGCACCCTTCCCAGAGAGCTGAGTAAAGATCCACAGCTGCTGGCGAGGCTGACCAACATGGTGGCTCAGGCTCCCACCCTTCGCTCTTTGGCACGCTGCGCTGTCAGGCAGAGTCTCGGAGTCCAGTTCCTCCCAACTGCTGTAAAAGAGCTTCCCCTACCAGAGACTATCAAAGACTATCTACTGCTGAGGGACTGA